One region of Phycisphaerae bacterium genomic DNA includes:
- the hydF gene encoding [FeFe] hydrogenase H-cluster maturation GTPase HydF — MTNTPKGIRLHIGLFGRRNVGKSSLLNALTRQYVSIVSEVAGTTTDPVEKPMELLPVGPVLFIDTAGIDDVGALGEMRIRRTREVFDRTDVGIIVCESGVWGEFEEVILNELAGRSVPALVVFNKVDRAEPQASVLDALQTRRVPFVRTAAAKGNGVLDLRQALINAAPEEFINTPSILGDLVPAGELVVLVVPIDMEAPKGRLILPQVQSIRDTLDNDACCMVVKERELRDALGRLNRPPALVVTDSQAFLKVAADTPNTVPLTSFSILFARYKGDLAEFTRGALAIEQLRPGDRVLIAESCSHHPIGEDIGRVKIPRWLTQYVGGKLEITHVQGHDFPADLASYRLVVHCGACMTNRREVLTRILRCREAQVPVTNYGMAIAYSLGIFERALNMFPAAMDVFRQYRSARR, encoded by the coding sequence ATGACCAATACCCCTAAAGGCATCCGTCTTCACATCGGCTTGTTCGGCCGACGAAATGTCGGCAAATCGTCGCTGCTCAACGCCCTCACCCGGCAGTACGTGTCCATCGTCTCGGAGGTGGCCGGCACCACCACCGACCCTGTGGAAAAACCGATGGAACTGCTGCCCGTCGGCCCCGTCCTGTTCATCGACACGGCCGGGATCGACGACGTCGGCGCGCTGGGCGAGATGCGCATCCGGCGGACCCGGGAGGTGTTCGACCGCACCGACGTCGGCATCATCGTGTGCGAATCCGGCGTATGGGGCGAATTCGAGGAGGTGATCCTAAACGAGTTGGCCGGCAGATCGGTGCCCGCCCTCGTCGTCTTCAACAAGGTCGATCGGGCCGAGCCCCAAGCGAGCGTGCTGGACGCACTCCAGACCCGGCGGGTTCCGTTTGTCCGGACAGCCGCGGCCAAGGGCAACGGCGTCCTCGATCTCCGCCAGGCCCTGATCAACGCCGCGCCCGAGGAGTTCATCAATACCCCTTCGATTCTGGGCGACCTGGTACCGGCCGGAGAACTGGTCGTGCTGGTCGTGCCCATCGATATGGAGGCCCCCAAGGGCCGGCTCATCCTGCCCCAGGTCCAGAGCATCCGGGACACATTGGACAACGACGCCTGTTGCATGGTGGTCAAGGAACGCGAACTACGCGATGCCCTCGGGCGCCTGAACCGCCCGCCGGCCCTCGTGGTCACCGATTCCCAGGCATTCCTCAAGGTGGCCGCGGATACACCGAACACCGTCCCGCTCACCTCGTTCTCCATTCTGTTCGCTCGCTACAAGGGCGACCTGGCCGAGTTCACCCGCGGGGCACTGGCCATCGAGCAGCTTCGACCCGGCGACCGGGTGCTGATCGCCGAATCCTGCTCACACCACCCGATCGGCGAGGACATCGGCCGGGTCAAGATTCCCCGCTGGCTCACCCAGTACGTGGGCGGCAAACTCGAGATCACCCATGTGCAGGGTCACGACTTCCCCGCTGACCTCGCTTCCTACCGCTTGGTCGTCCATTGCGGCGCCTGCATGACCAACCGCCGCGAAGTCCTGACCCGCATCCTGCGATGCCGCGAAGCCCAGGTGCCGGTCACCAATTACGGCATGGCCATCGCCTATTCGCTGGGTATCTTCGAGCGCGCCCTGAACATGTTCCCGGCGGCCATGGACGTGTTCCGCCAGTACCGTTCTGCACGCCGCTAG
- a CDS encoding uroporphyrinogen-III decarboxylase-like protein gives MPMTPRERWLALLAGGESDRIVTDYWATDEFHTRFKRELDCPDDESLWQELAIDRPCNVCPEPRSRHHPDDPQADDWGIRRRRVDYGTGIYDEAVYHPLARAQTVGEVHAFRWPRPEDLDYSPITRAIDENAGRRVVMAWHYEPFLLYGQLRGLEQAFMDLVLNPDVAEAILGRLFEFYYERNRRMLEIGRGRIDLFVLAEDLGSQTGPLISLDHYRRFLLPNQVRMANLARSFGCHIFYHTDGASRPFLSDLIDKVGIEILNPIQWRCPGMEREGLVRDFGKAVVFHGAMDNQYTLPFGTVAEVAAEVRENRAIFGRGRWICAPCHNIQSISPTVNIVTLFRTAQEESNR, from the coding sequence ATGCCGATGACGCCCCGCGAGCGATGGCTGGCCCTGCTGGCCGGTGGCGAGAGTGACCGGATCGTAACCGACTACTGGGCAACGGACGAGTTCCACACCCGATTCAAGAGAGAACTCGACTGTCCTGACGACGAGAGTCTGTGGCAGGAATTGGCGATTGACCGGCCGTGCAATGTCTGCCCAGAACCTCGAAGCCGCCACCATCCTGACGACCCGCAAGCCGACGACTGGGGGATCCGGCGCCGGAGAGTGGATTATGGCACCGGTATCTACGATGAGGCGGTGTACCACCCGCTGGCTCGAGCCCAGACCGTGGGCGAGGTTCACGCTTTTCGCTGGCCGCGACCGGAGGATCTCGACTATTCCCCGATTACCCGGGCGATCGACGAGAATGCCGGACGGCGGGTGGTGATGGCCTGGCACTATGAGCCCTTCCTGCTCTATGGTCAACTTCGTGGCCTGGAGCAGGCCTTCATGGACCTGGTGCTCAATCCGGATGTGGCCGAGGCGATCCTGGGTCGCCTTTTCGAGTTTTACTATGAGCGGAACCGGCGGATGCTGGAGATCGGCCGCGGACGAATCGACTTGTTCGTTCTGGCCGAGGATCTGGGAAGCCAGACTGGGCCGCTCATCAGCCTGGATCACTACCGCCGTTTTCTGCTTCCCAATCAGGTCAGAATGGCCAACCTGGCCCGCTCCTTCGGCTGCCACATCTTCTACCACACCGATGGGGCATCGCGCCCCTTTCTGTCGGATCTGATCGACAAGGTCGGAATCGAGATTCTCAATCCGATTCAATGGCGATGTCCGGGCATGGAGCGGGAAGGGCTGGTCCGGGATTTCGGGAAAGCGGTCGTTTTCCACGGGGCGATGGACAACCAGTACACCCTACCTTTCGGCACGGTGGCCGAGGTGGCCGCCGAGGTCAGGGAGAACCGGGCCATTTTCGGTAGAGGCCGATGGATCTGCGCCCCGTGTCACAACATCCAGAGCATTTCGCCGACCGTCAACATCGTCACGCTGTTCAGGACTGCCCAGGAGGAATCGAACCGATGA